One genomic segment of Heliomicrobium undosum includes these proteins:
- a CDS encoding AgrD family cyclic lactone autoinducer peptide yields the protein MKKAGLIGVVAALLTLLANLGVASACGLTGYQPEVPTALKK from the coding sequence GTGAAGAAGGCTGGCCTGATCGGTGTCGTCGCTGCTTTGCTGACGTTGTTGGCTAACCTCGGCGTAGCTTCCGCTTGCGGTTTAACCGGATATCAACCGGAAGTGCCGACTGCGTTGAAAAAATAA